CGTCGAGCTGGGCCACGACGTGGTCGTGCTGCTCGACTCGATCACGCGTCTGGGCCGTGCCTACAACCTGGCGGCGCCGGCCTCCGGCCGCATCCTGTCCGGTGGTGTCGACTCGACCGCCCTGTACCCGCCGAAGCGCTTCTTCGGTGCGGCCCGCAACATCGAGGACGGCGGCTCGCTGACCATCCTCGCCACCGCGCTGGTGGACACCGGGTCCCGCATGGACGAGGTCATCTTCGAGGAGTTCAAGGGCACGGGCAACGCCGAGCTGAAGCTCGACCGCAAGCTCGCCGACAAGCGCATCTTCCCCGCGGTGGACGTCGACGCGTCCGGTACCCGCAAGGAAGAGATCCTGCTCGGCAGCGACGAGCTCGCCATCACCTGGAAGCTGCGCCGTGTGCTGCACGCGCTCGACTCCCAGCAGGCGATCGAGCTGCTGCTCGACAAGATGAAGCAGACGAAGTCGAACGGCGAGTTCCTGCTGCAGATCCAGAAGACGACGCCGATGCCGGGCAACGGCGACTAGCAGCCGGTCGGCACCTGCCCGAACACCGGGGCCACCCTCCTTCGTGAGGGTGGCCCCGGTTTTCTGTATGGGACACGTGTACGATCACGGTCTTCATGCTCTGATCAACCATTGCACTTCCAGGGGGGAATTGAGTGGCTAGACCTTTGTCCGGAGCCATGGCCGCCGCGATAGCCGGGACGCTGTTGATGGCGTCCGCGAGCGGGGCGGGCGCCGACACCTCGACGCCCGACGCGCTGGACGTACGGATCGCCAAGGCGATGGCGGCGGACGACACCGCTCGTGTGGCGACGCGCGAGCCGTCGTCGAGCGCGAGTTCGGACGACGGCCCGGGGCGGTCCGCCCAGATCATCGGCGGCTCGGAGACCACGATCGCCTCGGCGCCGTGGATGGCCCAGCTCTGGTACTACGACCCGACCCAGGACCTCGGCTTCTTCTGCGGCGGCACGGTCGTCTCGCCGACGAAGATCCTGACGGCGGCGCACTGCGTCGACAAGGACTACTACGACTGGGCCGCGTACGGCGAGATCGTCACCGGTACCGACCGGCTGCCCACGGCCGTCTACAACGACGACGGCACCCTCGACCACGTCGACTACCACGGCGGCACCCGCAGCACGCTGTCGCGCCAGTGGAACCACCCCTCGTGGGACGAGGAGGCGATCGACAACGACGTCGCCGTCCTGACACTGGCGTCGCCGGTCAAGGCCAAGCCGATCAGGATGACGACGTCGGACGACACCACCTCGTACAAGTCCGGCACCAAGGCCACGGTCTACGGCTGGGGCCGTACCAGCTCCAAGACCGAGGACATCTCGGAGACGCTGAAGACGGCCACACTGCCGATCGTCAGCGACACGACCTGCGGGAGCACCTGGGGCAGCTACTTCGTCAAGGGCCACATGGTCTGCGCGGGCAAGCCCTCCGGCGGCACGGACGCCACCACCACCGCCACCTGCAACGGTGACTCCGGTGGTCCGCTCGTCGTCAACAACAAGGTCGTCGGCGTCGTCTCATGGGGCGTCGAGGACTGTGTGTACAAGGGTGCCTACCCGGTCTTCGCGAAGGTCAGCAAGTACGTCGGCGCGACCTACCCGAGGGTCGACGACGCGGCCATCACCCGCGACGGCAAGGCGGACGCCTTCCTGCGCAACAAGGAGACCGGCACGGGCTACGTCCGCGCCTCCACGGGCTCCAAGCTCGGCGACCGCAAGGCGCTGACCGCCGAGGGCAGTTGGAAGGGCTACAACCTGGTCCAGCAGACCGACCTGAACCGGGACGGCCACCAGGACTACGTCCTGCGCCGCTCCTCCGACGGTGACGTCTTCTGGCGGCGGTACGTGCCCTCGTCCAAGACCTGGTCGACGACGCAGATCTTCGACGACTGGAAGACCCGCACCCGGATCGTCACCCCCGGTGACGTCACCGGGGACGCCCTGCCCGACCTGCTCTCGGTCGACTCGGCGGGCGCGCTGTGGATCTACCCCGGCAAGGGCACCGGCTCCTTCGGCACCCGCGTCAAGGTCGGCACGGGCTGGGGCCAGTACAACGCGGTCGTCGGTCACGGCGACTTCACCGGCGACGGCAAGGCCGACCTGATCGCGCGCACCAAGACCGGGTCGAACCTGTACCTGTACAAGGGCACCGGCAAGTCCGGCACGGGCGCCTTCGCGGCCCGGATCAAGGTCCGCTCGGACTGGAGCTCGTACAACACGCTCGTCACTCCCGGTGACGTCAGCGGTGACGGCAAGGCGGACCTGCTGGCCCGTACGACGGCCGGCACGCTGTACCTCTACAAGGGCACCGGCAAGGCCACGAGCGAGATCTTCGGCACACGGGGCTCGGTCGGTACCAGCTACGCCCAGTACGACCTGCTCGGCTGAAACACCAGGTGAGACCGGTCCCGCCGGGCTCGTCCGTCACACACGGTGCCCATCGCGTTTGCGCGATGGGCACCGTTCGTCGTGCAACCCTTTCCCGGATTCTCCCGTCTGACCGGGCGGAGCGGCCATGGAACGGCATGGCCGTGTCCGACCCGACAGGCCTGGGCCTGAGCGCAGGGGGTAACCGACAGGAAAGGGAACCGAGGAGCAGATGTCCGCCGAGAGCACGCCGACACCCGGCACCCCGGGGCAGACCGGCACCACCGGCCCGCGTCACCGCGCCGCGAAGAGCCGCCGCCGCAGGAACCGCACGACACGTGGCGGCCACAGCAGAGCGGCGGTCGTCACCGCCTGGACGGCCGCGGGCGTCCTGGTCCTGGGCGGCACGGGCGTCGGCTACCTGTACTTCAAGCTCAACGGCAACATCAAGAGCGTCGACATCAACCAGGCCCTCGGCACCGACCGGCCGCTCGACGTCGACAACGGCTCGCAGGACATCCTCGTCCTCGGCTCCGACACCCGTTCGGGCAGCAACAAGAAGCTCGGCGGGGGCGTGGACGACGGCAGCGCGCGCTCCGACACGGCGATGGTCGTGCATGTGTACGAGGGCCACAAGCGGGCCAGCGTGGTCTCCATACCCCGGGACACGCTCGTCGAGCGGCCCGAGTGCACCGACGCGAACGGCAAGACGTATCCGGCGGCCTCGTACGCGATGTTCAACTCCGCGTACTCGACGGGCGGCGCGGCGTGTGCGGTGAAGACCGTCGAGTCCATGACCGGGATCCGGATGGACCACTACATCGAGGTCGACTTCGCGGGCTTCGAGAAGCTGATCAACGTCCTCGGCGGGGTCGACATCACGACGACCAAGGACATCGAGGACCCGGACAGCCATCTGGACCTGAAGGCCGGGGAGCACACGCTCACGGGCAAGCAGGCCCTCGGGCTGGTCCGCACCCGGCACGGGGTCGGCGACGGGTCCGATCTCGGCCGTATCCAGCTCCAGCAGGCGTTCATCAAGGCACTCATCGAGCAGGTCAAGTCCGTCGGGATCTTCAGCAGCCCCAAGAAGCTCTACGACCTCGCCGACACCGCGACGGACGCGGTCACCACCGACTCCGACCTCGACAGCGTCAAGGACCTCGCGTCCTTCGCGTCCGGGCTCAAGGGCATCGACTCCAAGAACATGACCATGGTCACCATGCCGGTCCAGTACGACCCCGCCGACCCGAACCGGGTGCTCGTGGACGAGGCGAAGTCGAAGCAGGTCTGGGCGGCGCTCAAGGCGGACCGGACCATCCCGAAGTCGGCGACGAAGGGCACGGCGACCGGGGCCGCCGAGGGCGTCGTGGCGGGTTAGGGCCCTAGCCACAAGGGCGGGGCGGTCGCGTACGGCCGCCGCGAGGCCCCCCTCGGCGCCCCTGGCGGCGGCCGCGGGCACGCGACGGGAATACCTGAGCCCACCCCCTGGTTTGGGGAGATGGCACCAGTCCTGGCAGACTGGTACGTCGGCTCCGGTTCACGCTCTCGCAGCCCGCGACAGCGACCCGGCGCCCTCCCGAAACTAGGAGACACCTTGAAGCGCGACATCCACCCCGAGTACGTCGAGACGCAGGTCAGCTGCACCTGTGGCGCGTCGTTCACCACCCGTAGCACGATCGAGAGCGGCACCATCCGTGCCGAGGTCTGCTCCGAGTGCCACCCGTTCTACACGGGCAAGCAGAAGATCCTCGACACCGGTGGCCGTGTGGCCCGCTTCGAGGCCCGCTTCGGCAAGGCTGCCGCTGCCAAGAAGTAGCGAGCCCCCAGCGCCGGTCCGCGGTGCCCCTCCGGGGGCGTCGGGACCGGCGCTTTGCGGTGCGGCACACAGCTGCGCAGCCCATGAGTGCAGCCCACTCACCACGTAGTACGTCGTACAGGGAGCCGGAAGAGATGTTCGAGGCGGTCGAGGAACTGGTCGGGGAACACGCCGACCTGGAGAAGAAGCTCGCCGACCCGTCGGTCCACGCGGACCAGGCCAACGCGCGCAAGCTGAACAAGCGCTACGCGGAGCTGACCCCGATCGTCGGCACCTACCGCTCCTGGAAGCAGACCGGCGACGACATCGACACGGCCCGCGAGTTCGCCGCGGACGACCCGGACTTCGCCGCCGAGGTCAAGGAGCTGGAGAAGCACCGCGAGGAGCTGACCGAGAAGCTGCGGCTGCTGCTGGTGCCCCGGGACCCGTCCGACGACAAGGACGTCATCCTGGAGATCAAGGCCGGCGCCGGAGGCGACGAGTCCGCCCTCTTCGCCGGTGACCTGCTCCGGATGTACCTCAGGTACGCCGAGCGCGTCGGCTGGAAGACCGAGATCATCGACTCCACCGAGTCCGAGCTGGGCGGCTACAAGGACGTCCAGGTCGCCGTGAAGACCAAGGGCGGCCAGGGCGCCACCGAGCCCGGCCAGGGCGTCTGGGCCCGGCTGAAGTACGAGGGCGGGGTGCACCGCGTCCAGCGCGTGCCCGCGACCGAGTCCCAGGGCCGTATCCACACCTCCGCGGCCGGTGTGCTGGTCACGCCCGAGGCCGAGGAGGTCGACGTCGAGATCAACATGAACGACCTGCGGATCGACGTCTACCGCTCCTCCGGACCCGGCGGCCAGTCCGTCAACACCACCGACTCCGCCGTGCGCATCACGCACATTCCCACCGGAGTCGTCGCCTCCTGCCAGAACGAGAAGAGCCAGCTGCAGAACAAGGAGCAGGCGATGCGTATCCTGCGCTCCAGGCTGCTCGCCGCGGCACAGGAGGAGGCGGAGAAGGAAGCCGCCGACGCCCGCCGCAGCCAGGTCCGTACCGTCGACCGCTCCGAGAAGATCCGTACGTACAACTTCCCGGAGAACCGCATCTCGGACCACCGCGTCGGCTTCAAGTCCTACAACCTGGACCAGGTCCTGGACGGTGAACTCGACGCGGTGATCCAGGCCTGCGTCGACGCGGACTCGGCCGCGAAGCTGGCAGCCGCGTAAGGCCGCTCACGAGCACGACCAGTACGACGGAGGACTTGCGTGAACCTGCTGCTCGCGGAAGTGGCCCAGGCCACCCAGCGCCTGGCCGACGCCGGCGTGCCCTCGCCGCGCAACGACGCGGAGGAGCTCGCCGCGTTCGTGCACGGCGTCAAGCGGGGCGAGCTGCACACCGTCAAGGACGCCGACTTCGACGCCCGGTACTGGGAGGTCATCGCCCGGCGCGAGCAGCGTGAGCCGCTGCAGCACATCACCGGGCGCGCCTACTTCCGCTACCTCGAACTGCAGGTCGGGCCAGGGGTGTTCGTGCCCCGGCCGGAGACCGAGTCCGTCGTCGGCTGGGCCATAGACGCCGTCCGCGCGATGGACGTCGTCGAGCCGCTCATCGTCGACCTGTGCACCGGCTCCGGCGCCATCGCCCTCGCCCTGGCCCAGGAGGTGCCGCGCTCGCGCGTGCACGCCGTGGAGCTGTCCGAGGACGCCCTGACCTGGACCCGCAAGAACATGGCGGGCTCCCGCGTCGACCTGCGCCAGGGCAACGCCCTGGACGCCTTCCGCGACCTCGACGGCCAGGTCGACCTGGTCGTCTCCAACCCGCCGTACATCCCGCTCACCGAGTGGGAGTACGTGGCGCCCGAGGCCCGCGACTACGATCCCGAACTCGCCCTGTTCTCGGGCGAGGACGGCCTCGAACTCATCCGCGGCCTGGAGCGCACCGCACACCGGCTCCTGCGCCCCGGAGGTGTCGTCGTCATCGAGCACGCCGACACCCAGGGCGGCCAGGTGCCCTGGATCTTCACCGAGGAGCGGGGCTGGGCCGACGCGGCCGACCACCCGGACCTCAACAACCGGCCGCGGTTCGCGACCGCCCGCAAGGCGCTGCCCTGATGAGCCCGCGCGCGAGCATGAGCACGCGTCTGATGAAAACCCCCCAGCAGCAGTACGTGTACGAGGAGGCCCGCTAGATGGCACGGCGATACGACACCAACGACGCGACCGACCGCGCCACCGGTCTGCGCGAGGCCGCGTCCGCCATTCGCCGGGGCGAGCTCGTGGTGCTGCCGACGGACACCGTGTACGGCATCGGCGCGGACGCGTTCACGTCGGAGGCCGTGGCCGACCTGCTGGAAGCCAAGGGCCGGGGTCGCAGTATGCCCACGCCCGTGCTCATCGGCTCCCCGAACACCCTGCACGGCCTGGTCACGGACTTCTCCGAGATGGCCTGGGAACTGGTCGACGCGTTCTGGCCGGGCGCGCTGACCCTCGTCGCCAAGCACCAGCCGTCGCTGCAGTGGGACCTCGGCGACACCCGGGGCACGGTCGCCGTCCGCATGCCGCTGCACCCGGTCGCCATCGAGCTGCTCACCGAGGTCGGCCCCATGGCGGTCTCCTCCGCGAACCTGACCGGGCACCCGGCGCCGGAGAACTGCGACGCCGCCGAGGCGATGCTCGGCGACTCCGTCTCCGTCTACCTGGACGGCGGCCCGACGCCCGGCAACGTCCCGTCCTCGATCGTCGACGTCACGGGCAAGGTGCCGGTCCTGCTGCGCGCGGGCGCACTGTCGGCGGAGGAGCTGCGCAAGGTCGTACCCGACCTCGAGGTGGCGAATTGACGGCCCCTGACGCGGGGCGTGGCATATGGGACGGGGAAGAGACGCGGACCTTCACGGGGCTGCCGCGGGACACCTTCCGCATCCTCCACGTCAGCACCGGCAACGTGTGCCGCTCGCCGATCACCGAGCGGCTGACCCGGCATGCCCTGGCGGACCGGCTCGGGGACCCGCTGTGGGGCGGTCTGGTCGTCGAGAGCGCGGGGACCTGGGGGCACGAGGGGGCGCCCATGGAGGC
The sequence above is drawn from the Streptomyces griseiscabiei genome and encodes:
- a CDS encoding trypsin-like serine protease — encoded protein: MAAAIAGTLLMASASGAGADTSTPDALDVRIAKAMAADDTARVATREPSSSASSDDGPGRSAQIIGGSETTIASAPWMAQLWYYDPTQDLGFFCGGTVVSPTKILTAAHCVDKDYYDWAAYGEIVTGTDRLPTAVYNDDGTLDHVDYHGGTRSTLSRQWNHPSWDEEAIDNDVAVLTLASPVKAKPIRMTTSDDTTSYKSGTKATVYGWGRTSSKTEDISETLKTATLPIVSDTTCGSTWGSYFVKGHMVCAGKPSGGTDATTTATCNGDSGGPLVVNNKVVGVVSWGVEDCVYKGAYPVFAKVSKYVGATYPRVDDAAITRDGKADAFLRNKETGTGYVRASTGSKLGDRKALTAEGSWKGYNLVQQTDLNRDGHQDYVLRRSSDGDVFWRRYVPSSKTWSTTQIFDDWKTRTRIVTPGDVTGDALPDLLSVDSAGALWIYPGKGTGSFGTRVKVGTGWGQYNAVVGHGDFTGDGKADLIARTKTGSNLYLYKGTGKSGTGAFAARIKVRSDWSSYNTLVTPGDVSGDGKADLLARTTAGTLYLYKGTGKATSEIFGTRGSVGTSYAQYDLLG
- a CDS encoding LCP family protein, which encodes MSAESTPTPGTPGQTGTTGPRHRAAKSRRRRNRTTRGGHSRAAVVTAWTAAGVLVLGGTGVGYLYFKLNGNIKSVDINQALGTDRPLDVDNGSQDILVLGSDTRSGSNKKLGGGVDDGSARSDTAMVVHVYEGHKRASVVSIPRDTLVERPECTDANGKTYPAASYAMFNSAYSTGGAACAVKTVESMTGIRMDHYIEVDFAGFEKLINVLGGVDITTTKDIEDPDSHLDLKAGEHTLTGKQALGLVRTRHGVGDGSDLGRIQLQQAFIKALIEQVKSVGIFSSPKKLYDLADTATDAVTTDSDLDSVKDLASFASGLKGIDSKNMTMVTMPVQYDPADPNRVLVDEAKSKQVWAALKADRTIPKSATKGTATGAAEGVVAG
- the rpmE gene encoding 50S ribosomal protein L31 — its product is MKRDIHPEYVETQVSCTCGASFTTRSTIESGTIRAEVCSECHPFYTGKQKILDTGGRVARFEARFGKAAAAKK
- the prfA gene encoding peptide chain release factor 1, which produces MFEAVEELVGEHADLEKKLADPSVHADQANARKLNKRYAELTPIVGTYRSWKQTGDDIDTAREFAADDPDFAAEVKELEKHREELTEKLRLLLVPRDPSDDKDVILEIKAGAGGDESALFAGDLLRMYLRYAERVGWKTEIIDSTESELGGYKDVQVAVKTKGGQGATEPGQGVWARLKYEGGVHRVQRVPATESQGRIHTSAAGVLVTPEAEEVDVEINMNDLRIDVYRSSGPGGQSVNTTDSAVRITHIPTGVVASCQNEKSQLQNKEQAMRILRSRLLAAAQEEAEKEAADARRSQVRTVDRSEKIRTYNFPENRISDHRVGFKSYNLDQVLDGELDAVIQACVDADSAAKLAAA
- the prmC gene encoding peptide chain release factor N(5)-glutamine methyltransferase — its product is MNLLLAEVAQATQRLADAGVPSPRNDAEELAAFVHGVKRGELHTVKDADFDARYWEVIARREQREPLQHITGRAYFRYLELQVGPGVFVPRPETESVVGWAIDAVRAMDVVEPLIVDLCTGSGAIALALAQEVPRSRVHAVELSEDALTWTRKNMAGSRVDLRQGNALDAFRDLDGQVDLVVSNPPYIPLTEWEYVAPEARDYDPELALFSGEDGLELIRGLERTAHRLLRPGGVVVIEHADTQGGQVPWIFTEERGWADAADHPDLNNRPRFATARKALP
- a CDS encoding L-threonylcarbamoyladenylate synthase: MARRYDTNDATDRATGLREAASAIRRGELVVLPTDTVYGIGADAFTSEAVADLLEAKGRGRSMPTPVLIGSPNTLHGLVTDFSEMAWELVDAFWPGALTLVAKHQPSLQWDLGDTRGTVAVRMPLHPVAIELLTEVGPMAVSSANLTGHPAPENCDAAEAMLGDSVSVYLDGGPTPGNVPSSIVDVTGKVPVLLRAGALSAEELRKVVPDLEVAN